The following proteins are co-located in the Solanum pennellii chromosome 8, SPENNV200 genome:
- the LOC107027723 gene encoding uncharacterized protein LOC107027723, whose product MVEPKKIGEALQDKDWIIAMEEELNQFERIEVWHLVPKPANRTIIGTKWMFRNKLDEHGTVTRNKARLVVQGYNQEEGIDYDETFAPVSRLEAIRLLIAFTSHMEFTLYQMDVKSAFLNGLLKEEVFVKQPPALKTMILSTMFTSLIRHFMG is encoded by the coding sequence ATGGTAGAACCAAAGAAGATTGGTGAGGCTCTGCAAGATAAAGACTGGATCATAGCAATGGAAGAAGAACTGAACCaatttgaaagaattgaagtttGGCATCTCGTACCCAAACCAGCAAACAGAACCATTATTGGTACAAAGTGGATGTTTAGGAACAAGTTAGATGAACATGGTACAGTAACAAGAAACAAAGCAAGGTTAGTAGTCCAAggatacaatcaagaagaagggATAGATTATGATGAAACATTTGCACCTGTGTCCAGGTTAGAGGCAATCAGATTACTCATAGCATTCACATCACACATGGAATTCACCttgtatcaaatggatgtaaaaagtGCATTCCTCAATGGGTTACTAAAAGAAGAAGTGTTTGTCAAACAACCCCCGGCTTTGAAAACAATGATTTTGTCGACCATGTTTACAAGCTTGATAAGGCACTTTATGGgttaa